In Helicobacter anatolicus, the sequence CAGATTTATTGTTGCCAAATAATTTTGAAAATATACTCATTTAAACAACCTTTGAAAGAATCCTTTTTTCTCAAGATTTTGGAATGGCACTTCCTTGCCTAGGATTCTTTGTGTGATATTTTTGTAGCTGATTGCACTAGGGCTATTTGTATAAATTACAGGTTCTCCAGTATTTGTTGCAGAAACTACGCGGCTATCTTCTGGTACTAGTCCGATAAGAGGAAGTGCCAAAATATTTAATACATCATCAGTATTTAACATTTCTCCCTTAGCAACAAGCTCTGGTTTGATGCGATTGATAATAATGTGTTTTTGTACTTCTTGACCATTTTTTGCTTTGTCAGATTTTGCATCCATGATTCCAATTACGCGGTCACTATCTCTTACAGAACTTACTTCAGGTGTGACAACAACTAGTGCTCTGTCTGCCCAAAAAATTGCATGTTCAAAACCACTTTCAATTCCTGCTGGAGAATCTAGCAAAATATAATCAAAATCTTTTTTTAATTCTTCGATAAGATGTTTTACTTTGTCTTTGTCTAAAATATTTTTGTCTTTGCTTTGTGAGGCGGGAAGAAAAAATAGATTTTTAGCTTTTTTATCGTTGATGAGTGCTTGTTTGAGGTTGCATCTACCCTCCATAACATCTACAACATCATAAACAATACGATTTTCAAGTCCCAAAATCATGTCTAAATTTCTTAACCCAATATCAAAGTCTACTGCCACAACTTTTTTTCCTTCTTGAGCCAATCCTACCGCAATATTTGCCGTACAAGTAGATTTTCCTACTCCACCTTTTCCTGATGTAATTGTAATAACTTCTGCCATTTTTATTCCTAATTTTTAAGATTTGTTTTTAAAGATTTTTTGACGCAAATCCCTACCGATTTGTTCAATAGGGTGATCATGTATATTTTTGCGTTCCGCTTGCATGCGCAGATACCCACTTTGTTTTTCTAAAACAAAATCTTTTGCAAAACTCCCATTTTGGATTTGTTTTAGAAGTTCTTGCATTGCTTGTTTTGTTGTTTGGGGTACGATATGATCTTGACTAATGATC encodes:
- the minD gene encoding septum site-determining protein MinD, producing MAEVITITSGKGGVGKSTCTANIAVGLAQEGKKVVAVDFDIGLRNLDMILGLENRIVYDVVDVMEGRCNLKQALINDKKAKNLFFLPASQSKDKNILDKDKVKHLIEELKKDFDYILLDSPAGIESGFEHAIFWADRALVVVTPEVSSVRDSDRVIGIMDAKSDKAKNGQEVQKHIIINRIKPELVAKGEMLNTDDVLNILALPLIGLVPEDSRVVSATNTGEPVIYTNSPSAISYKNITQRILGKEVPFQNLEKKGFFQRLFK